The Rufibacter sp. DG15C region GCCACCAGAAAAGACTTTGACAAAATAGTGGTTCAGTTTGGCGGCGAAGCCCACTTTAACCCGGGTATTTTCTACCTGGATGATTTCCGGTTGATGCCGTAAAACGCTTTTTGACTTTCTGTAGGCCAGAGGCATCCGTTTCTGGCCTACTTTTTCTAAAACAGCCCAAAAATGCAAAAATTAAAATATCTGACCCTGTGCCTGAGCCTCTTATGGAGCTTGGGTGCAAAGGCGCAGAATACCACTTTCAATGAGCTTGTCTGGAGCGATGAGTTTGAGGGAGAAGGTGCCGTTAACCCCGCTTGGTGGAGCTACGACCTTGGCACCGGAGACAACGGCTGGGGAAACCGCGAGCTGCAGTCTTATACCAACCAACTGGCCAATGTGCGCCAGTCAGGGGGCAAGCTGGTGATTGAAGCCATCAAGCAGAACGGCAACTGGACCTCAGGACGCGTTAAGACTCAGGGCAAATTCAAGTTTACCTATGGCCGCGTGGAATGGAAAGCCAAACTAGCCCCGGGCGTAGGTACTTGGCCTGCCCTCTGGATGTTAGGCGAGGCCGTGACCACCAAAGGCTGGCCTGCCTGCGGCGAGATTGACGTGATGGAGTACATAGACCGCTTGCCCGGCAAGGTGCAGGCCGCCTTGCACACGCCGTCCAGTTTTGGCAACACTCAGAACATAGGCTCTACGCAAATCCCAGACGCTACCACTACCTATCATATCTACGCCGCTGAATGGTCCCCAACTGAGATTAAGTTTTTCGTGGACAACACCCTGTATTATACCTATGCACCGGCGGTGAGAGATGCCAGAACCTGGCCGTTCACTGAGGACCAGTTCCTGATCATGAACATTGCCGTGGGCGGTAACATGGGCAGTGAACCAAGCTTGGAAACCAACGGCCAGAAGAACGGCGTGGACCCCAATCTTACCAGCACCCGCATGGAGATTGAGTATGTACGGGTCTACCAAACCTTCAAAGAACTTGCCCTAACGGGTCCAACTTTGGTGAAGCCATCGGCGCAGAACGTCACCTACAAGGCTAGTCAGCTAGCCAACGCCACTTATGTTTGGACGCTGCCCGAAGGCGCTACCATCGTTAGCGGACAGAACACGTCAGAGGTGGTGATTAACTGGGGCCGGAAAGCAGGAACGGTTCAGGTGCAAATGCAGCACAACGGCCAGACCTATACCAAGACCCTGGAGGTAAAGACGAAGCTGGTGCCCTCGGGGAGTTCCTTCCTGATTGAAGGTTTCTCTCCCATTCCCTCGTCTTTGTTAAAAACGTCTGGGGGAACGTTCCAGTTAAGCCAGGCCATAGACGCCCTCCGGATTAATTACACCATCACTACTCCCAACAACCTGCCAGCGGTGGTGTATGAACTAGAATCCCCGCTGGACATGACCGACTATCCGGTGCTGGCGGCCTCCATCAAGACGCTCAACAAAAGCAAGGCTGTTTCTTTACGCATAGACCTACTAGATGCCACCGGTAAAATTACCGGTGGCAATCAAGTTTTTACGCTATCTCCCATCATTGATGACGGCGAATACTATACCTACCATTTCAACTATGCCAGTGCCTTTGGCACCGGTACTGGGCAGGTAGATCCTGCCACCATTAGCAAAATCAGAGTTCTGATTAATTATGGGTTGTTTGGCTCACCGGGACAAGACTCTTTGTGGATAGATAGTTTCAGCGTATTACCAAACTTGCCCACTACTCCTAACAGGGCTTCCCACGCCGTTGCGGCTGCGGCGGCTTCTGGCGTTACCTTGACCTGGCAAGACAATGCCTCCAATGAGCAAAATTTTAAGATTTTCAGAGGCACCCAAAGCCACGGCACCTACCAGGAGATTGGCTCTGTAGCCGCCAACACCAAAACGTTTACAGACCCGGCCGGCACCAGGGAGAGCTTTTACAAAATTCAGGCGGCCAATGCAGCGGGCATGGCTGGCTTTTCTAACATAGCATCGGTAGCTGGGGTCATCAGTGGTTTGCCTAATGATGAGGTACTGGCCCGGCAAATGCAAATCTTCCCAAATCCGGCAAAGTCCAAGTTTTCCCTTTCTTACCCTGCTGGCACCAAGATCACGTCTATTCGGCTTTTCACGTTGAATGGCCAAGAGGTTCCTGCGTTGATTTCTTTTCAGGTGGCAGGGAAACCTACCGCTGAAGTGAAACCGGCCACGCACCTCCCTGACGGCGTGTATCTGTGCCAGATCCAAACCGAGAAAGCGATGCTCTTTAAACGGCTTCTTATCCAGAAATAACTCCTACCCCTCCCTGTTTATGACCTTTTCTGGCTACTCTAAGCCAGAGAACAGGGATGGTACAACCTTTCATTGACCAAATTTCCATCTCATGAAAAGATTTTCCGCATCGTGCCTGCTCCTTTTCCTTACCATCTTTTCCTTTACTTCCTTCACGCCAGCCCCCCAGAAAGCGCCCATTGAAAAGCGCATTGAAGACCTGCTGGCTAAAATGACCCTGGAAGAAAAAGTAGGCCAGCTCAATTTTGTAGTAGGCGAGCTCTTCAACACCGGCCCCACCGTTCGCACCACCGAGTCCAACAAGTTTGACGAGGCCATCAAGAAAGGCCAGATCACGGGCATGTTCAACATCCACGGTGCCGCCTACATAGGCAAGCTGCAGCGCCTGGCGGTGAAAGAGTCAAGATTAGGTATTCCATTGTTGATTGGCGCCGACATCATCCATGGCTTTAAAACCGTGTTCCCTATTCCCCTAGGCGAATCTGCCAGCTGGGACTTGGCCGCTATTGAGAACGGGGCTAGAGTGGCCGCGATTGAATCCACGGCCGGGGGCATCAACCTGACTTTTGCACCCATGGTGGATATTACGCGTGACTCCCGCTGGGGCCGCACCGCCGAGGGCGCTGGCGAAGACCCGTACCTGGGTTCTTTGATTGCCGCCGCCCGCGTGAAAGGCTTTCAGGGCAAGGATCTGGCTGACCCGCGCACCATGGCCGCCTGCGTCAAGCACTTCGTGGCTTACGGTGCCGCCGAAGCCGGACGCGACTACAACACCACTGACATGTCTGAGTATGTTTTGCGCGACGTGTACTTGCCTCCTTTTAAGGCCGCTTTGGACGCTGGTTCCGCTACCATCATGTCGGCGTTTAATGAGTTGAACGGGGTGCCTGCCACGGGTAATATGTTCACCATGGACCAGATCCTGAGAAAAGAATGGGGCTTTAAAGGTGCAGTCATCTCTGACTGGCAGAACATAACTGAGATGGTCAACCACGGCTATTCCAAAGACCACGCCCAAGCCGCTGAGCAAGCCTTGAGAGCCGGCACCGACGTAGACATGATGGGCGAAGCCTATCTGAAATACGTCCCTGAATTAGTGAGAAGCGGCAAGCTGGACCAGAAGATTCTGGATGAGTCGGTGCGCCGGGTGCTTTGGCTTAAGTTCAAGTTGGGCTTGTTTGACAACCCCTACCTGTACTCAGACGTGAAGCGCGAAAAGAAAGAGATACGGTCTAAAGAAAACCTGGCCGCGGCCTTTGACATGGCCCGCAAGTCTATGGTCTTGTTAAAAAACCAAGGCAACGTTCTGCCTTTGACGGTCAGCATTAAAAGGATAGCCGTGATTGGACCACTAGGCAACAACAAAGCAGACATGAACGGCACCTGGTCCTTCTTCGGGGAGGAGCAGCACGCGGTAAGCTTCCTGGAGGGCATTAAGAAATACGCGAAAGGCGCTGAGGTGACTTTTGCCGAGGGCTGTGACCTGTACACCAATTCCACAGACAAATTCGCCGCCGCCGTAGCTGCCGCCCGCAACGCAGATGTGGTGATTATGGCCCTTGGCGAAAGCGCCGTCATGAATGGTGAAGGTGCCTCTAGAGCTGACATCGGTTTGCCTGGTGTACAACTGGACTTGGTGAAAGAGATTCATAAAACCGGGAAACCAATTGTGGCGCTGGTGAGCAGTGGCCGCGCCTTGGAATTGTCTTGGCTGGACCAGAACATCCCTACCATTATGGCCACTTGGTCACTAGGGTCTGAGGCCGGCAATGCCGTGGCCAGCGTCTTGTTTGGAGAATACAACCCCGCCGGAAAGCTGCCTATCTCTTTTCCGCGCCACGTAGGCCAGATGCCTTTGTATTATAACATCAAAAACACCGGCCGCATGTATGAGGGCACCCACTCAGAGCCGGGCAGTGAGCGCGTATATCGGTCCCGCTACCGCGATGTGCCCAACACCGCCCTGTATCCCTTCGGCTTCGGCTTAAGCTACACCACCTTTGCCTATGGCCAGCCCAAGTTGAACAAGAGCAGCATTGCCGGCAATGAGAACCTGGTCTTGACCGTAGAGGTCACCAACACCGGCAAATACGCAGGTGAAGAGGTGGTCCAGCTCTACATTCAGGACTTGGTGGGCAGCACCGCCCGTCCTATCAAGCAACTCAAGAAGTTCCAGAAGCTGTCCTTTGCGCCCGGCGAGAAGAAGACCGTGACGTTCACCCTGAACACCACAGACCTTTCCTTCTGGCGCCAAGACATGACGTTTGGCGCTGAGCCTGGCGACTTCAAAATAATGGTAGGAGGCAACTCCAGAGACGTGCAGACCTTGCCGTTCACTTTGACCTCTACCTCCATCTAATTTCTTTCATGTAGAGTCGTTTTTGGCCTAATTCCCCGAAAACAACCAAAAAACGCCAGCTACTTTAGCTGGCGTTTTTTTATTTAATACTTCTGTCGTGAGACCAACTTTCTGTTTACCCAATCGGTCAGTTAGCAATTTAAACTACAATATCTGGTTGCGAAGGTCAGGGGTGCTTCTTCTTTAAGGAAGTATGCAAGCGGCGTTTTCGGGATAATTTCTAGAAAACAGGCCAAAAACGGATTTTAAATTTATAGAGCGAAAGGCGGGGCTTGGTCCGGTTTCCAGACGGTTTGGGCCAGCTCGTTCAGGGCCAGGCGGGCATTCCGGAAGCCCTCGGCCAGCTGGGTGTAGACGTCGGCCAGTTCCAGTTCATAGGCCAGTTTGTGGGTGGCGGCCTCTTTAAAGCTGGAGCGCCCTATAGAGTCATAGAAAGACGGGTCTGGGGCCCCGCGCTGCCGGCGGCGCTCAATCCAGGCCTGGAACATTCCGGAGAGAAACAGCGCATAGTTGCCAATGTGCACCCGTATCAGAAAGGCCTCGGCGGCCGAGGCGTTGGTCAAAGCATCCAGCATGTCCACGATGTACTGGAACCGGTGCGGCAGTTTCTCATGTGGCGAGTGCATGCGCTGCGTGGAGGAGAACTGCCAGAGCAAAGAGGCAATGTAATCGGCTAGCTCACGGTCTTCAATGCCTTGGCGGCGCAGCACGGTGCGGGCCAGCACATAAAAGTACAGTTGCTGGGACACGCTTACCTGCCCGGCCTGTGAAAGCAGGGCTTTGGGCAGCGCGGCATGGTCCAGCATCTCGTCGCGGCACTCCGGGTCGCTGAGCAGTTCAACCAGGCTTATATGTTTGGCGCCCTGTTTTGACAGGATGCGGGCAATGAAATCAAAGTCTTCGGCGGTGAATTGGGCCCGGCAATTGGCTAATACCATGGGTCACGCTCCTTTCCAAAATAAGGTGGATTTTCTATGGGTGATTGAACTCTGAAAAGACAGGAAAGCCTTCTCAGCTTCTAACCCTAAAACGAAGTAGCATTTTGGAATGTTGTCACCGCTTTGTCCGTGATTAGGCGTTTTTGGTTTGTTTCCTGGAAAACAGGCCAAAAACGAAAGTCCCCGCCGGTTCTGCACCTACGGGGACTTTCAAAAAATATCAGTTTGCCATTCTAGCCGATGGCCTGCTCCAAATCTGCTACAAGGTCTTCTACGTCCTCAATGCCCACGCTCAAGCGAATGAGTGAATCTGACAGCCCGCCTTTCAAGCGCTCTACCTGCGGAATGCTGGCGTGCGTCATGGTGGCCGGGTGCCCGCAAAGGGACTCAACCCCGCCCAGAGACTCGGCTAAGGCGAAATACTTCAGTTTCTCCAGTACCTGAATGGCATCTTCCTGGCGGTCACCTTTCAACACAAAGGAAATCATGCCGCCAAAATCACGCATCTGGTCACGGGCAATCTGGTGGTTGGGGTGGCTCTCAAAGCCTGGCCAGAACACCTTCTCCACTTTAGGGTGCTGGCGCAGGTACTCGGCAATCACTTTCCCGTTCTCACAGTGGCGCTGCATACGTATGTGCAGGGTCTTGATGCCACGCAACACCAGGAAGCAGTCCTGTGGACCAGGAGTTCCACCGCAGGCGTTCTGGAAGAAGGCCAATTGCTCAGCTAAGGCATCATCCTTCACCACAATGGCGCCCATCACCACATCTGAGTGACCGGCCATGTATTTAGTCAAAGAGTGCATGACAATGTCAGCGCCCAAGTCAAGCGGCGTTTGCAGATATGGTGTTGAGAAGGTGTTGTCCACTACCAGCGTGAGGTTGTGCTTCTTGCTGATGGCGGCGGCACCTTTGATGTCAATGATGTTCAGGAGCGGGTTGGTGGGCGTCTCTACCCAGATCATCTTGGTGTTCTCTGTGATGTGCTGTTCAATGCTCTGGATGTCGGCCATGGACACGAAGGTGAACTTGATGCCGTAGTTCTGGTACACCTTGGTGAAGATGCGGTAGGTGCCGCCGTACAGGTCATTGGTAGAGATCACTTCATCGCCAGGCTTTAACAGTTTGATGATGCAGTCAGTGGCGGCCATACCAGACGCGAAGCATAAGCCATGGTTACCGTTCTCCAGCGCGGCCAGGGCATTTTGCAAGGCCGTGCGGGTGGGGTTGTGCGTGCGCGAGTACTCGTAGCCTTTGTGGTCGCCGGGCGAGCGTTGCACATAGGTAGAGGTCTGGTAAATGGGCGTCATGATGGCGCCGGTGGTAGGGTCTGGCTCTACCCCTGCGTGTATGGTTTTGGTTCCGAATTTCATAGAGTCTTATACGGTAGTACAGGTGCAAGTTAGAGAAATTGACTTCAAGTTGCCAACCCCACCCTATTCAGCCATTCTATCCGTTTTACCGTAGTTCTGGTAAATTACCCGATATTGGGGATCCCGACGCCTATGTGGAAGAAACTGCTGCAACAAAATTCTGGAACGCTCCTGTACTCGCTATTATTGGTGGTGGTGCCCGTGGTGGCCAGTTCTGGACTGGCGTTCTGGCTCTATAAAAACCAGGAACTACTCCAAAACCTTTCTTTGGGTGGCATGGTCCTGTACTTTGTGGTGGTGTCCCTGACCATGGCCTTCGCGCTCACGCCCACCACCTTTGTGGCCCTGGCGACGGGCTTTCTGTTTGGCTGGGTCTCTTTTCCGGGGGTGGTGGTTTCTTATGGGATAGCCGCCTTGATTGGCTACACTGTGGCACGGTTCATTGACCATGGCAAGATGACGGCATTTCTGCACCAGTTCCCCAAAGCCGAAGGCGTGATTAATGAGCTGCGTGAGCAAAGCTGGAGTCTGATTATCCTGACCCGTATCTCGCCGGTGCTGCCCTTCGCGTTCATGACCTTTGTCTTGTCCTTGGTGCAAGTGCCTAGAACCCGGTTTCTTTTGGCGAGCATGGCAGGCATGCTACCGCGCACCTTGTTCTTCTTTTGGGTGGGCACACAGGCGCAGGATTTGCTGGCCTTGCTGCAAGACCCAAATGCGGGTACTAGCGGCAAGCTGTTGATGGGCGCTTTGGTGATCATCTCTTTGGGAGGTATCTATGTATTACTTAACCGCGCCATTAAAAAGGCGCTGGCCAAGAAAAACAGGCCCGTAGCTGCGTCAGGAATCGAACCAGAATCCCTTGACTTTCAGCCTAAACGAAACAATCAGTAGATTTTTCTGGAAAATCTTTGAGCAGAACTTGCGTATAAAGGGGCAACCTACTACCTTTGCATCACTAAATAACTGGTCACGTAGCTCAACTGGATAGAGCATCTGACTACGAATCAGAAGGTTTGGGGTTCGACTCCCTACGCGACCACAGTTATCTTCAAAAGCCCTTTAGAGAAATCTGAAGGGCTTTTTTGTTTAGGCTTTTATTAAAAAAAGCTCCTGCCCGCTCAAGTAATAAAGCTCCAAAGCACCCTTCCTCTTTTAAAACTCTTTATATTTATTCCAGAGCCGCACCCAAATCCCAAGTAATCTACTCTATGCCAGGAGGTAATCAGCTAGTGGAGCATGAATCCCTAGAAATTGACAGAGAAAATATATTAGTGAGCATCTGGCTGTCGCCAACAGACACGCTACAGTATATTCTACGCTACTGTCCTCACCAGCATTTAACAATTCTCTTCATTCTTGGCGGTATAGTCAGGGCAATTGACAGAGCTTCAGCGCAAAATGCGGGGGACCGCCTTCCCACGTATGCCGTTATTTTGTTTTCGGTGGCTGGGGGCGCTTTGTTTGGCTGGATGTTTTATTATCTATATGCTTGGGCTTTGCGCGTGACAGGTGGCTGGCTAGGCGGGAAAGCGAAACTATACGAATTCAGAACCGTGCTGGCATGGTCGCTTGTCCCCTCTATCGCCTCTCTTTTCCTATTACTACCTGAGATACTCATTTTTGAGGATGACGTATTTAAGAGCTCATCCTCAGAAGCATCAACGTTTCATAGCACTATGTGGATTGTCTTCGGGGCAATGCAACTCACCTTGAACATATGGACGTTTGTCATCTTGGTGAATGGAATTTCCATCATTCAGAATTTCTCTTCTGCCAGGGCTACCTTCAATGCCATATTGCCTGGGTTGGTGTTGTTTGTTCCCTTTTTGTTAAGCCTAATCTTCAGCTACCTGCTGCAATAGCAGGTAGCCTTCCAACATTGCTTCTATTTTTGGCCCGTTTTATGGGAAACTGGCCAAAAACAGCAATTGAAACAGTCAAAGAATCAACTGCCTTCCTCTTTCCAATTCATCTATAAATTCAGAGGCATACAGGAGTCTCTATACATCCACAATAGTACAAAGCTTAAGTTGATATAGTTATATTTATTTTTATATAAACAATTAATTATCAAGCATATTACTAATACCCAAACTATTTTATGCTATTTTTGTGGATATTTTTTACAGCTACAGAAATCCTTATCATGTCACAATTAACTACCGCTCATGCCACCATGAGTTGGAGAGAGGAAGACAGCGTGCTCATTGCCAAATGGTGCGGCGCTGTATTTAGCAGAGAACTAAAACAGATTGCCCAAGCCTTATTAGAGAAGACCCAGGAATTCAAGCTCAACAAGTGGTTTTTACACTTAGAAGAAATGCAGGACATTGATTTCCAAGATGAGAACTGGCTGTCAACGGTGTGGCTTGAAAACTTCTTGAGTCTGCCTATTTACAAGCTCGCATTAATTCCCTCGCAGTACCTAGACAACCAAATGTCTATTGAACAGCTGATTAAGGTGGCCCAGGTCATGAAGCCCCTGGAGGTGCAGTACTTCACAGAAGAGCAAGAAGCCTTGTCCTGGCTGAATGAAAAAGCCAATACAGACCCTCTGGCGTATTTCACACAAAATTAACACAAGGGCGCTCTGCTTCAGGGAGTTTCTGGTACCTTTGCGCTTCCTTCCATAACCTTATTACATGAGAACATTCTTACGCCCTCTCCTGCTAGTACTTTTGGTGGGTTGGTCTGGCTTTTTTACGGCCTTCGCCCAATCTGCCCCACCTGCCAACCTTTCTGGCTCAGAATTAAAAGCCTGGCTACGTCAGAATTGGTATGACGGCAAACGCGTTGACTTGGGCTATGATGCAGCCCGAGGCAAAATGTACAACTACGTAGACAACTATGACAACAAAGTGACCTGCGTCTATTCTGGCTACCAAGAGAGCAACCCGTACAGTGAAACCAACACCTCTCCTTCCTTAAACGAACTGAATTGTGAGCACACCGTGCCGCAGTCCTGGTTTAACGAGGTGTCTAGAATGAAATCTGACATTCACCACCTGTTCCCAACGGTGATGCAATGGAACAGTGACCGCGGCAGCGACCCGTTTGCTGAGATTCCTGATGCCCAGACCCAGAAATGGATTAGGTTGTTGTCGTCGCAGACGTCCATCCCTACTTCTAATATTGACGAATACAGCGAGGACACAGGCTCCCAGTTTGAACCGCGCGAGGACCATAAAGGAAACTTGGCCCGCGCGGTTTTCTATTTCTACACCATGCATGAAGGCCAAACCTTTGACGCTGGCAAAAACGTGGTAAGCGCCGTGGGCGATCTACAGACCCTTTACAACTGGCACTTGAAAGATCCGGCAGACGCCCGTGAACTGGAACGCAACAACCGCGTGCAAAGAGCCCAAGGCAACCGAAACCCCTACATTGACTACCCAGAGCTAGTAGCCCGCGCGTACGGGTTTGCTCCTGTGGTGTGCACTACTACCACCGCTGCCAGCCAACCGGTCTTCACAGAAGCCACACCCACCTCGTTTAAACTCACCTGGACCCAAGGCAGCGGCGACCGCCGTTTAGTAGTGGTAAAAGAAGGTTCGGCAGTTAACTTTACTCCGTCAGGGGCATATACCACCGGCGTGAACGCAGACTACTCTTTGGCGACAGACCAAGGCAATGGCCAGAAAATTGTCTACAACAACACGGGTAATACCGTGACGGTCACTGGGCTGGTTGCTACCAAAACCTACCACATCCAGATTTTTGAGTATTGCAGTTCTAATACAGCATATAGCACCGCCGCTGCACCAGCAAGCCAGGTAACCTTACCTGATTACGCGTGCGCAGGCATGCCTACCCAGAATGTGACATCTTTGGCCTCTTCGGCCATTTCAACCACTGGTTTCACCCTTAACATGACCGCCGGCAACGGTGACGGCCGTTTGGTATTCATCAGAGAGGCGCAGGCCGGGACCTTTGCCCCACAGGCAGGAGTTACTTATACAGGCGCCAACAGCAACTTCAACTTAGCTACCGCTCAGGCAGATGGCTCGCGGTTGGTGTATGCAGGCAATGGCACTCAAGTGTCTATCTCTGGTTTAAGAGCTGGCGTTGATTACCACGTAGCGGTATTTGAGAGCTGCTCTAATGGTTGGCAGTATGCTGCCAGCGCTTCTGCCCTGCTCGTGAAAACAGCACCTGGCGCCGGTGGCACGCTGCCATCTACAGTATTGGCCCGCCAGACGTTTGAGACCACCGCGACAGATGGCTGGGAAGTTACTTCTGGTTTCAGTAGCTCAGAGGTGAACACTGGTACTCCTAACGGCCAGCGCGTACACGGTGGCACCAAGTCTTTACAGGCTACTACCACCTTGCAAGAGGTAATCTTCAAACCAGTGACCACCACCGGCTATAAGGACCTGGTTCTTGAATTGTTCAACAGCTCAGTTTCTACCACCACCGGCAACGGCATTGAATCTGGTGACTTCTTGGAAGTGTACACGGCTATCAATGGAGCCAGCTTTTCTACCACCCCAGACATCAAAATCACCGGCGATGCCAACGACAACAACGCCCGCTATGGCATGGACGGCACTTTGCTGCTAGAAACCGTGGCTGGTACGCCTTTGGTTAAGACATTTACAGGTTCTGCCCTGCCTACCATCGCGCAAAATGCGGCGCCGTCTAGGTTGTTGGTGCAATTACCAACTGGCGCCACCTCAGTGCAGGTAAAAGTGCTTTTGAAAACCAATTCAGACAAAGAGTACCTCAACATTGATGACGTGACTTTGTATGGCAATGCTCTCACCACCACGGGCCTTGCTAAGGACCTAGAGCAGCAGATACGGGTATACCCTAACCCATCAAAGGGACTGGTGACTGTCAATGTACCTGCTGCCGTTAAGGTGCAAGGCATTCAAGTACTGAATGCCGTTGGTCAAGTAGTGCACCAATCAGAATTCACCAAAGGCACTTCGCTTACCTTAGACTTGCGTCATTTACCGGCCGGGGTGTATTTCTTACAAATGCGTACTACCCAAGGCACTTCTATTAGAAGGATATTGCTCAACTAACGGTTAGCGTTCCATGAAAGAAGAAGGGCTGCCCCAATTGGAGCAGCCCTTCTTCTTTCATGGAACGCTTTGTCTCTATCTAGGTTAAGGTATCTTGCTGAAGGCCTTGCTGCCTATTTGCTTCTAGTTGTTGCAGATACGCCGCTTTCAAGGCATCTAGCCGACTTACAGCCGCCGACCTAAAATCTTCTACCGGCAGAAAGCCCGGCGTTGCAAAGTCACTCGTGGACACACCGGCTGCCTCTTTAAAAAGAGTTATAGTACCTTGCTTTTCTTTCAATTTGTAGAGCATAACGGTGTTCTTAAATGACACAACAAAGTTACTGACTACCAGATAGCAATTGAGGACTTTTGGTTGTACGCAGAAAAGCTCACGATGAACGCCTTCTATAGCTGGTTAAACGCAAAAAGTACAATTACACTATATGCCTAGTGGCTAATATGAATGCTTTCTATAAAAATGGTTATTTTTGCATTGGTTGTTTTTAGCTCATTTCCCAGAAAACAGCCCAAAAACGATTGCCATGCCCTTAGTACCGTCTAGTTCCTACCGCTCTCCGTTTTTCCTGTTTAACGGGCACCTGCAAACCATCGTGCCCAGCACGTTGCGCAAAGCCCCGGCGGTGCAGTATGCCCGGGAGCGCATTGACACCCCAGACCAGGACTTCCTGGATTTGGACTGGTCTTGTGTGGGTGCCAACACACTAGTGGTGATCTCGCATGGCTTGGAAGGCGACACCCACCGCCCGTACATGAAAGGGATGGTCCGCGCCATGAACCAAGCGGGCTGGGACGCCCTGGCCTGGAACTATAGAAGCTGCAGCGGTGAGCCCAACCGGTTGCTCAGATCCTACCACATGGGGGTGATGGAAGACCTGCATCTGGTCATCACCCATGCCCTAGAGAAGCACCAGTACCAAAAAGTGTATCTGGTGGGTTTTTCCATGGGAGGCAATTTAACCTTGAACTATTTGTCCCAGTGGGCCGCCCGATTGCCTATACAAGTGCAGCGAGCCGCGGTCTTTTCTGTCCCCTGCCATATGCGCAGCGCCTGTAATCAGTTGGCCAAGCCGCAGAACCGTGTATACATGCGCCGCTTTCTCAACACCCTGCATCAAAAATTGCAGCTTAAAGCCCAGAAATTCACGGTAGACTTGGCGGATTACCACCAGATTAAAACCTTTGAGCAGTTTGACAACCGCTTTACGGCGCCCTTGCACGGCTTTAAGGATGCCGCAGACTATTATGAGCGCTGTAGTTCGGTTCTTCATTTGCAACACCTTCAAATTCCTACGCTTTTGGTGAATGCCAAAAATGACCCGTTTCTGTCTGCAGAGTGTTTTCCCTTGGAACAGGCGCAACAAAATCCCTATCTGTT contains the following coding sequences:
- a CDS encoding endonuclease; amino-acid sequence: MRTFLRPLLLVLLVGWSGFFTAFAQSAPPANLSGSELKAWLRQNWYDGKRVDLGYDAARGKMYNYVDNYDNKVTCVYSGYQESNPYSETNTSPSLNELNCEHTVPQSWFNEVSRMKSDIHHLFPTVMQWNSDRGSDPFAEIPDAQTQKWIRLLSSQTSIPTSNIDEYSEDTGSQFEPREDHKGNLARAVFYFYTMHEGQTFDAGKNVVSAVGDLQTLYNWHLKDPADARELERNNRVQRAQGNRNPYIDYPELVARAYGFAPVVCTTTTAASQPVFTEATPTSFKLTWTQGSGDRRLVVVKEGSAVNFTPSGAYTTGVNADYSLATDQGNGQKIVYNNTGNTVTVTGLVATKTYHIQIFEYCSSNTAYSTAAAPASQVTLPDYACAGMPTQNVTSLASSAISTTGFTLNMTAGNGDGRLVFIREAQAGTFAPQAGVTYTGANSNFNLATAQADGSRLVYAGNGTQVSISGLRAGVDYHVAVFESCSNGWQYAASASALLVKTAPGAGGTLPSTVLARQTFETTATDGWEVTSGFSSSEVNTGTPNGQRVHGGTKSLQATTTLQEVIFKPVTTTGYKDLVLELFNSSVSTTTGNGIESGDFLEVYTAINGASFSTTPDIKITGDANDNNARYGMDGTLLLETVAGTPLVKTFTGSALPTIAQNAAPSRLLVQLPTGATSVQVKVLLKTNSDKEYLNIDDVTLYGNALTTTGLAKDLEQQIRVYPNPSKGLVTVNVPAAVKVQGIQVLNAVGQVVHQSEFTKGTSLTLDLRHLPAGVYFLQMRTTQGTSIRRILLN
- a CDS encoding YheT family hydrolase, coding for MPLVPSSSYRSPFFLFNGHLQTIVPSTLRKAPAVQYARERIDTPDQDFLDLDWSCVGANTLVVISHGLEGDTHRPYMKGMVRAMNQAGWDALAWNYRSCSGEPNRLLRSYHMGVMEDLHLVITHALEKHQYQKVYLVGFSMGGNLTLNYLSQWAARLPIQVQRAAVFSVPCHMRSACNQLAKPQNRVYMRRFLNTLHQKLQLKAQKFTVDLADYHQIKTFEQFDNRFTAPLHGFKDAADYYERCSSVLHLQHLQIPTLLVNAKNDPFLSAECFPLEQAQQNPYLFLEMPETGGHVGFTESFMAGTYYSERRAVEFLQGTV